One segment of Chlorocebus sabaeus isolate Y175 chromosome 26, mChlSab1.0.hap1, whole genome shotgun sequence DNA contains the following:
- the SNX22 gene encoding sorting nexin-22 isoform X1 yields the protein MLEVHIPSVGPEAEGPRQNPEKGHMVFQVEVLCSGRRHTVPRRYSEFHALHKRIKKLYKVPDFPSKRLPNWRTRGLEQRRQGLEAYIQGILYLNQEVPKELLEFLRLRHFPTDPKASNWGALGEFLPGESSSQQHQRPVLSFHMDPYVCTPSPGEEVPRYRATGVGYGLGISQLLGPSGSITFLLLTSGATTSCSCSLEPAL from the exons ATGCTGGAAGTTCACATCCCGTCGGTGGGGCCTGAGGCCGAGGGGCCCAGGCAGAACCCGGAGAAAGGCCACATG GTGTTCCAAGTGGAGGTGCTGTGCAGCGGGCGCAGACACACGGTGCCGAGGCGCTACAGCGAGTTCCACGCGCTGCACAAGCGG ATCAAGAAGCTGTACAAAGTGCCCGACTTCCCCTCGAAACGCCTGCCCAACTGGAGGACCAGAGGGTTGGAACAGCGCCGGCAGGGCTTGGAGGCCTACATCCAG GGCATCCTGTACCTGAACCAGGAGGTGCCCAAGGAGTTACTGGAATTCCTGAGACTTCGGCACTTCCCCACAGATCCCAAGGCTAGCAACTGGGG CGCCCTGGGGGAGTTCCTGCCTGGCGAGAGCAG ctcccagcagCACCAGCGGCCTGTCCTGAGCTTCCATATGGATCCCTATGTTTGCACCCCCTCCCCAGGTGAGGAGGTGCCTAGATACAGGGCTACAGGGGTAGGGTATGGGCTTGGCATTTCTCAGCTCCTGGGACCGTCAGGCAGCATCACCTTCCTGCTGCTCACCTCTGGAGCCACTACCTCCTGCTCCTGTTCCCTGGAGCCTGCTTTGTAG
- the SNX22 gene encoding sorting nexin-22 isoform X2: protein MLEVHIPSVGPEAEGPRQNPEKGHMVFQVEVLCSGRRHTVPRRYSEFHALHKRIKKLYKVPDFPSKRLPNWRTRGLEQRRQGLEAYIQGILYLNQEVPKELLEFLRLRHFPTDPKASNWGALGEFLPGESSSQQHQRPVLSFHMDPYVCTPSPELLPNVVVNGVLQGLYSFSISPDKAQPKAACHPAPLPPMP from the exons ATGCTGGAAGTTCACATCCCGTCGGTGGGGCCTGAGGCCGAGGGGCCCAGGCAGAACCCGGAGAAAGGCCACATG GTGTTCCAAGTGGAGGTGCTGTGCAGCGGGCGCAGACACACGGTGCCGAGGCGCTACAGCGAGTTCCACGCGCTGCACAAGCGG ATCAAGAAGCTGTACAAAGTGCCCGACTTCCCCTCGAAACGCCTGCCCAACTGGAGGACCAGAGGGTTGGAACAGCGCCGGCAGGGCTTGGAGGCCTACATCCAG GGCATCCTGTACCTGAACCAGGAGGTGCCCAAGGAGTTACTGGAATTCCTGAGACTTCGGCACTTCCCCACAGATCCCAAGGCTAGCAACTGGGG CGCCCTGGGGGAGTTCCTGCCTGGCGAGAGCAG ctcccagcagCACCAGCGGCCTGTCCTGAGCTTCCATATGGATCCCTATGTTTGCACCCCCTCCCCAG AGCTGCTGCCCAACGTGGTGGTGAATGGTGTGCTCCAGGGCCTCTACAGCTTCAGCATCAGCCCAGATAAAGCCCAGCCAAAGGCAGCCTGTCACCCTGCTCCTCTGCCACCGATGCCCTGA
- the SNX22 gene encoding sorting nexin-22 isoform X4, with protein sequence MLEVHIPSVGPEAEGPRQNPEKGHMVFQVEVLCSGRRHTVPRRYSEFHALHKRIKKLYKVPDFPSKRLPNWRTRGLEQRRQGLEAYIQGILYLNQEVPKELLEFLRLRHFPTDPKASNWGSQQHQRPVLSFHMDPYVCTPSPELLPNVVVNGVLQGLYSFSISPDKAQPKAACHPAPLPPMP encoded by the exons ATGCTGGAAGTTCACATCCCGTCGGTGGGGCCTGAGGCCGAGGGGCCCAGGCAGAACCCGGAGAAAGGCCACATG GTGTTCCAAGTGGAGGTGCTGTGCAGCGGGCGCAGACACACGGTGCCGAGGCGCTACAGCGAGTTCCACGCGCTGCACAAGCGG ATCAAGAAGCTGTACAAAGTGCCCGACTTCCCCTCGAAACGCCTGCCCAACTGGAGGACCAGAGGGTTGGAACAGCGCCGGCAGGGCTTGGAGGCCTACATCCAG GGCATCCTGTACCTGAACCAGGAGGTGCCCAAGGAGTTACTGGAATTCCTGAGACTTCGGCACTTCCCCACAGATCCCAAGGCTAGCAACTGGGG ctcccagcagCACCAGCGGCCTGTCCTGAGCTTCCATATGGATCCCTATGTTTGCACCCCCTCCCCAG AGCTGCTGCCCAACGTGGTGGTGAATGGTGTGCTCCAGGGCCTCTACAGCTTCAGCATCAGCCCAGATAAAGCCCAGCCAAAGGCAGCCTGTCACCCTGCTCCTCTGCCACCGATGCCCTGA
- the SNX22 gene encoding sorting nexin-22 isoform X3 has product MLEVHIPSVGPEAEGPRQNPEKGHMVFQVEVLCSGRRHTVPRRYSEFHALHKRIKKLYKVPDFPSKRLPNWRTRGLEQRRQGLEAYIQGILYLNQEVPKELLEFLRLRHFPTDPKASNWGSQQHQRPVLSFHMDPYVCTPSPGEEVPRYRATGVGYGLGISQLLGPSGSITFLLLTSGATTSCSCSLEPAL; this is encoded by the exons ATGCTGGAAGTTCACATCCCGTCGGTGGGGCCTGAGGCCGAGGGGCCCAGGCAGAACCCGGAGAAAGGCCACATG GTGTTCCAAGTGGAGGTGCTGTGCAGCGGGCGCAGACACACGGTGCCGAGGCGCTACAGCGAGTTCCACGCGCTGCACAAGCGG ATCAAGAAGCTGTACAAAGTGCCCGACTTCCCCTCGAAACGCCTGCCCAACTGGAGGACCAGAGGGTTGGAACAGCGCCGGCAGGGCTTGGAGGCCTACATCCAG GGCATCCTGTACCTGAACCAGGAGGTGCCCAAGGAGTTACTGGAATTCCTGAGACTTCGGCACTTCCCCACAGATCCCAAGGCTAGCAACTGGGG ctcccagcagCACCAGCGGCCTGTCCTGAGCTTCCATATGGATCCCTATGTTTGCACCCCCTCCCCAGGTGAGGAGGTGCCTAGATACAGGGCTACAGGGGTAGGGTATGGGCTTGGCATTTCTCAGCTCCTGGGACCGTCAGGCAGCATCACCTTCCTGCTGCTCACCTCTGGAGCCACTACCTCCTGCTCCTGTTCCCTGGAGCCTGCTTTGTAG